In Bacteroidales bacterium, the following are encoded in one genomic region:
- a CDS encoding amino acid permease, whose amino-acid sequence MADVKKSVKLGVFTLAIMNVTAVVSLRGLPAEAEYGLSSAFYYIFAAIVFLIPTAMVAAELAAMFQDKQGGVFRWVGEAFGKRVGFLAIWVQWIQNTIWYPTVLTFGAVSLAFIGMNPQSDMLLASNKIYTLVVVLIIYWVATFISLKGLEWVGKVSKIGGLVGTIIPAIILVVLGVAYLMTGGESQMDFSGNFFPDLSNFNNLVLASGIFLFYAGMEMSGVHVKEMDNPSKNYPRAIFIGSAITVLIFILGTFSLGMIIPQKDINLTQSLLVGFDRYFSYIHASWLSPIMAIALTFGVLAGVLTWVAGPSKGLFSVGRAGYLPPFFQKTNSIGVQKNILYIQGVAVTFLSLLFVVMPSVQSFYQILSQLTVLLYIIMYLLMFAAAIALRYKMKSAKRPFRIGKGNLLMWIVAGVGFLGSLLAFVLSFVPPAQIEVGSSAVWYSVLIIGCIVVVVIPFIIYANRKPHWLDKNSELEPFHWEENSK is encoded by the coding sequence ATGGCAGATGTAAAGAAGAGTGTAAAATTAGGAGTCTTTACGTTGGCAATTATGAACGTAACAGCAGTAGTGTCGTTACGGGGATTGCCAGCCGAGGCAGAGTATGGTTTAAGTTCGGCGTTTTATTATATCTTCGCCGCAATAGTATTTTTAATTCCAACAGCAATGGTGGCTGCCGAACTGGCTGCAATGTTTCAGGATAAGCAGGGAGGAGTCTTTCGTTGGGTTGGCGAGGCGTTTGGTAAACGGGTTGGATTTCTTGCCATTTGGGTACAGTGGATTCAAAACACTATATGGTATCCAACAGTTCTAACATTCGGAGCGGTTTCGTTGGCGTTTATAGGAATGAATCCACAATCCGATATGCTTTTGGCTTCCAATAAAATTTACACATTAGTAGTGGTGTTAATAATATATTGGGTGGCAACCTTTATCTCTCTAAAGGGTTTGGAATGGGTAGGAAAGGTCTCTAAAATTGGAGGTTTGGTAGGTACTATAATTCCGGCAATAATACTTGTTGTATTGGGAGTTGCCTATCTTATGACAGGAGGAGAGTCGCAAATGGATTTTAGTGGAAATTTCTTCCCTGATCTCTCAAATTTTAACAATCTTGTATTGGCATCGGGGATATTCCTTTTCTATGCAGGAATGGAGATGAGTGGAGTTCACGTAAAGGAGATGGATAACCCCTCAAAGAACTACCCTCGAGCCATATTTATAGGCTCAGCAATAACTGTTCTTATATTTATATTGGGGACATTCTCGTTAGGTATGATAATTCCGCAAAAGGATATAAACCTAACACAAAGTTTGCTGGTTGGTTTTGATAGATACTTCTCTTATATACACGCATCGTGGTTATCTCCCATTATGGCAATAGCACTGACGTTTGGTGTTTTGGCAGGAGTTCTTACTTGGGTTGCAGGACCATCAAAAGGATTGTTCTCAGTAGGTAGAGCAGGTTATCTTCCTCCGTTCTTCCAAAAGACAAATAGTATTGGAGTACAAAAAAATATCCTCTATATACAAGGAGTTGCGGTAACATTCTTGTCTTTATTGTTTGTGGTAATGCCTTCGGTGCAAAGTTTCTATCAAATCTTGTCTCAATTAACCGTATTGCTATATATAATTATGTATCTGTTAATGTTTGCAGCGGCAATAGCATTGCGTTATAAAATGAAGAGTGCTAAACGTCCATTCCGTATAGGTAAGGGTAATCTGCTTATGTGGATAGTGGCAGGAGTTGGATTTTTAGGTTCATTATTAGCCTTCGTGTTAAGTTTTGTGCCACCAGCACAAATAGAGGTTGGAAGCAGTGCAGTATGGTATTCGGTTTTGATAATCGGATGTATTGTAGTGGTTGTTATACCATTTATTATATATGCTAACCGAAAACCTCATTGGCTTGATAAAAACTCGGAGTTAGAGCCATTTCATTGGGAGGAGAATAGCAAATAG
- the gap gene encoding type I glyceraldehyde-3-phosphate dehydrogenase: MIKVGINGFGRIGRFVFRAAQTRNDIQIVGINDLCPVDYLAYMLKYDTMHGQFEGTIEADVENSKLIVNGNEIRVTAERNPADLKWNEVEAEYVVESTGLFLTQEKAQAHIEAGAKYVVMSAPSKDATPMFVCGVNFDKYVKGTQFVSNASCTTNCLAPIAKVLNDKWGIKDGLMTTVHSTTATQKTVDGPSLKDWRGGRAAAGNIIPSSTGAAKAVGKVIPELNGKLTGMAFRVPTLDVSVVDLTVNLEKPATYAEICEAMKAASENELKGVLGYTEDDVVSSDFLGDARTSIFDAKAGIALTDTFVKVVSWYDNEIGYSNKVLELIAYMKKVNG; this comes from the coding sequence ATGATTAAAGTAGGTATTAATGGATTCGGACGTATCGGACGTTTCGTATTCCGTGCAGCTCAAACAAGAAACGATATCCAAATCGTTGGTATTAACGACCTTTGCCCAGTTGACTATTTGGCATACATGCTAAAATATGACACTATGCACGGTCAATTCGAGGGAACAATCGAGGCTGACGTTGAAAACAGCAAATTGATTGTTAACGGTAATGAAATTCGCGTAACTGCAGAGCGTAACCCAGCTGACCTAAAATGGAACGAGGTTGAGGCAGAGTACGTAGTTGAGTCAACTGGTCTTTTCTTGACTCAAGAGAAAGCTCAAGCTCACATCGAGGCTGGTGCTAAATATGTTGTAATGTCTGCACCTTCAAAAGACGCAACTCCTATGTTCGTTTGTGGTGTAAACTTCGACAAATATGTTAAAGGAACTCAATTTGTTTCTAACGCTTCTTGTACAACTAACTGTCTTGCTCCTATCGCTAAAGTATTGAACGACAAATGGGGTATCAAAGATGGTTTGATGACTACAGTTCACTCAACAACTGCTACTCAAAAAACAGTTGACGGTCCTTCTTTGAAAGACTGGAGAGGTGGTCGTGCAGCAGCAGGAAACATTATTCCTTCTTCAACAGGTGCTGCTAAAGCAGTAGGTAAAGTTATTCCTGAACTTAACGGTAAATTAACTGGTATGGCATTCCGCGTTCCTACTTTGGACGTTTCAGTTGTTGACCTAACAGTTAACTTGGAGAAACCTGCAACATACGCTGAGATTTGCGAGGCTATGAAAGCTGCTTCAGAGAACGAGTTGAAAGGTGTACTTGGTTACACTGAGGACGATGTTGTATCTTCTGACTTCTTAGGAGATGCTCGTACTTCAATCTTCGATGCTAAAGCTGGTATCGCTTTAACTGATACTTTCGTTAAAGTTGTATCTTGGTATGACAACGAGATTGGTTACTCAAACAAAGTTCTTGAGTTAATCGCTTACATGAAAAAAGTTAACGGATAA
- the trmB gene encoding tRNA (guanosine(46)-N7)-methyltransferase TrmB, translated as MGKNKLQKFEFVEKCPHVFQYPFSVLKEKGFDMKGKWGETFFKNNNPIVLELGCGKGEYTVGLAELYPEKNFIGIDIKGARIWSGAKESLEKGMKNVAFLRTSIELIPYFFAENEVSEIWITFPDPQMKKYRKRLTATNFIELYKKILQPGGIIHLKSDSPFLYTYTAEMVKLNKFDVITNTDDLYNSGIEDKILQIKTFYEQQWLERGLTIKYLSFIPSSTEPLVEPDIEIEYDSYRSFNRSRRSQQPKKGE; from the coding sequence ATGGGAAAAAATAAGTTACAGAAATTTGAATTTGTTGAAAAATGCCCTCACGTTTTTCAATATCCATTCTCGGTATTAAAAGAGAAGGGGTTTGATATGAAAGGTAAATGGGGTGAGACTTTTTTCAAGAACAACAACCCCATTGTTTTAGAGTTGGGATGCGGGAAAGGAGAATATACTGTGGGACTGGCAGAGTTGTATCCTGAGAAAAATTTTATTGGTATAGATATTAAGGGAGCGAGAATATGGTCAGGCGCAAAAGAGTCGTTAGAGAAAGGGATGAAGAACGTTGCTTTCCTTAGAACATCCATCGAACTTATCCCATACTTCTTTGCTGAAAATGAGGTTTCGGAAATATGGATTACATTCCCTGACCCCCAAATGAAGAAATACCGTAAGCGTTTAACTGCTACAAACTTCATTGAACTATATAAGAAAATTTTACAACCCGGTGGTATTATCCACTTAAAGAGTGATAGTCCATTCTTATATACTTATACAGCCGAAATGGTTAAACTTAACAAGTTTGATGTTATCACCAACACTGATGATTTATATAATTCAGGAATTGAGGATAAGATATTACAAATTAAAACATTCTATGAGCAACAATGGTTAGAGCGTGGTTTAACTATAAAATATTTGAGTTTTATACCCTCTTCTACCGAGCCTCTCGTAGAGCCTGATATTGAGATTGAATATGATAGTTACAGAAGTTTTAACAGAAGCAGAAGAAGTCAACAACCCAAGAAAGGAGAGTAA
- the panB gene encoding 3-methyl-2-oxobutanoate hydroxymethyltransferase, translated as MSTYNETAPRKVTTRRLTEMKARGEKISMLTAYDYSMAKLIDEAGMDIILVGDSASNVMAGNITTLPMTLDQMIYHGCSVMRAVKRALVVVDMPFGTYQGNSIEALNSAIRIMKETGADCVKLEGGEEIQESISRILSAGIPIMGHLGLTPQSINKFGGYAVRAKEEAEAQKLIKDAHLLEELGCCAVVIEKVPAALAKRVAEELTIPVIGIGAGGGVDGQVLVMHDMLGINKGFSPRFLRRYSDLSTEITNAVKHYIEDVKSCDFPNESEQY; from the coding sequence ATGTCAACATATAATGAAACTGCTCCTCGCAAAGTAACTACTCGCAGATTAACCGAGATGAAGGCAAGGGGCGAAAAAATTTCGATGCTCACCGCATACGACTACTCAATGGCAAAACTTATTGACGAGGCAGGTATGGACATTATTCTGGTGGGCGATTCGGCTTCAAATGTAATGGCAGGTAACATTACTACTCTGCCTATGACTTTAGACCAAATGATATATCACGGATGCTCGGTTATGCGTGCAGTTAAGAGAGCGTTAGTGGTGGTTGATATGCCTTTTGGTACTTATCAAGGAAACTCAATAGAGGCTCTTAACTCTGCCATCAGAATTATGAAAGAGACTGGTGCCGACTGTGTTAAACTTGAAGGAGGAGAAGAGATACAAGAGTCTATATCACGCATATTAAGTGCTGGTATTCCTATTATGGGACACTTGGGATTGACTCCTCAATCGATAAACAAATTTGGAGGTTACGCTGTTAGAGCAAAAGAGGAAGCAGAGGCTCAAAAACTTATAAAGGATGCTCACCTTTTGGAAGAGTTGGGATGCTGTGCTGTTGTTATTGAGAAGGTTCCTGCCGCTCTTGCAAAAAGAGTTGCTGAGGAGTTGACCATTCCGGTTATTGGTATCGGAGCCGGTGGCGGCGTTGATGGTCAAGTTTTGGTTATGCACGATATGCTGGGCATAAACAAAGGGTTCTCTCCAAGATTTCTCAGGAGATACTCTGACCTTAGCACTGAGATAACCAACGCAGTGAAACACTATATTGAGGATGTTAAGTCGTGCGATTTCCCCAATGAGAGTGAGCAATATTAG